In Reichenbachiella agarivorans, one genomic interval encodes:
- a CDS encoding ExbD/TolR family protein gives MPKFKKSSNTSEEIPTAALPDIIFMLLFFFMVTTVLRETSIMVAQTLPKSTQLSKLERKSLVSYIYIGKPNKVELYGEQPKIQVNDVFIEPKDVVRFVNVEKDKLSEVERDQITISMKVDVEAKMGIVSDVQQELREANARKVLYSSLKRLD, from the coding sequence ATGCCAAAGTTTAAGAAAAGTTCGAATACAAGCGAAGAAATACCTACAGCAGCACTTCCTGACATAATCTTCATGTTGTTGTTCTTCTTTATGGTGACAACAGTATTGAGAGAAACGTCTATCATGGTGGCGCAAACTTTACCAAAATCTACTCAGTTGAGTAAACTGGAAAGAAAGTCTTTGGTAAGCTATATATACATCGGGAAACCAAACAAAGTGGAGCTATACGGCGAACAGCCAAAGATTCAGGTGAACGATGTGTTTATTGAGCCTAAAGATGTAGTGCGATTTGTGAACGTAGAAAAGGATAAACTTTCTGAAGTAGAAAGAGACCAGATCACGATATCTATGAAAGTGGATGTAGAAGCAAAGATGGGTATTGTATCTGATGTTCAACAAGAGTTAAGAGAAGCAAACGCTAGAAAAGTACTTTACAGTTCTTTGAAGCGATTGGATTGA
- a CDS encoding asparaginase: MSKKYKVINIATHTEAPKSSVLLIYTGGTFGMVFDEDGSLKPFNFSLVLDKIPELQMLDLRLTVISFPEPVDSSNVSVEHWQAMAHIVKDHYYQFDAFVILHGTDTMAYTASALSFMLKGLNKPVILTGAQIPIGATRSDARENLITALEIASKKNGSGPMLNEVALYFNYYLLKGNRSQKIRSSNFAAFESENFPYLAESGVEIVFNESFLRAYDPHSKLEYYPDMDSNVVILKLFPGISKEVVKSILEIKGLKGVVIESYGSGNVMTWRWFTRLLKEAVSRGIILYNVSQCMGGSVVQGRYETSKMLSEIGVVSGHDITTEAALAKLMHLLGNEKDSEVIKEKLKMPLRGELTAQD, from the coding sequence TTGAGCAAGAAATACAAAGTAATTAATATCGCCACCCACACAGAGGCCCCAAAGTCCTCAGTGTTGTTGATCTATACGGGTGGCACCTTTGGGATGGTGTTTGATGAAGATGGATCATTGAAACCTTTCAATTTTTCATTGGTTTTGGATAAAATTCCAGAGCTTCAGATGCTGGATTTGAGGTTGACTGTTATTTCTTTTCCAGAACCCGTAGATTCATCCAACGTCAGCGTAGAGCATTGGCAAGCCATGGCTCATATTGTCAAAGATCATTATTATCAGTTTGATGCTTTTGTGATCTTGCATGGTACAGATACGATGGCTTATACAGCATCGGCTCTTAGTTTTATGCTCAAGGGGCTGAATAAACCAGTGATTTTGACAGGTGCTCAAATTCCTATTGGTGCGACTCGCTCTGATGCACGTGAAAACCTCATTACCGCATTAGAGATAGCTTCTAAGAAAAATGGAAGTGGCCCGATGCTCAATGAGGTCGCCCTTTATTTTAATTATTACCTTTTGAAAGGAAATCGCTCTCAGAAAATACGAAGTAGCAACTTTGCTGCCTTCGAATCTGAAAACTTTCCCTATCTTGCTGAATCTGGTGTCGAAATCGTTTTTAACGAATCGTTCTTGCGAGCGTATGATCCACACAGTAAGCTGGAATATTATCCAGATATGGATTCCAATGTGGTGATTCTCAAGTTGTTTCCTGGTATCAGTAAGGAAGTAGTAAAGAGCATATTGGAGATCAAAGGACTCAAAGGAGTAGTGATTGAGTCTTATGGTTCTGGCAATGTGATGACTTGGAGATGGTTTACCAGATTATTGAAAGAAGCAGTATCTAGAGGAATTATTTTGTACAATGTCTCTCAGTGCATGGGGGGAAGCGTGGTACAGGGCAGATATGAAACTAGCAAGATGCTGTCAGAGATTGGGGTGGTGAGTGGCCATGATATAACCACAGAAGCTGCTTTGGCCAAACTGATGCATTTATTGGGCAATGAGAAAGATTCCGAAGTGATTAAAGAAAAGCTAAAAATGCCCTTGAGAGGAGAATTGACCGCTCAGGATTAA
- a CDS encoding TatD family hydrolase, whose amino-acid sequence MIETHAHIYSDQFKGEIDEVIDSAKEAGVTKIYMPNIDSASIDAMLEMEHKYPDYCIPMMGLHPCSVKKDFQKELYLVEDWLSKRPFAAVGEMGTDLYWEKEFFGQQKEAFTIQCDWAIQYKLPVVIHCRESMEETITLLEDYADTDLFGIVHCFSGTEEQAQRVIDLGFKIGLGGVSTFKNGGLEPVIKNIDLSHFVLETDSPYLAPVPYRGKRNEPAYIQLVAQKIADDRNIDIQQVISTTTTAAMSIFENKELAH is encoded by the coding sequence ATGATAGAGACACATGCGCATATATACTCTGACCAATTCAAAGGCGAAATCGATGAAGTCATAGATAGTGCCAAAGAGGCAGGAGTCACCAAAATATACATGCCCAATATCGATAGCGCCTCTATCGATGCGATGCTAGAGATGGAGCATAAGTATCCAGATTATTGTATTCCCATGATGGGACTGCATCCATGTTCGGTCAAAAAGGATTTCCAAAAGGAACTATATCTTGTAGAGGATTGGCTGTCAAAAAGACCCTTTGCTGCAGTAGGGGAGATGGGGACAGACTTGTACTGGGAGAAGGAATTTTTCGGACAACAAAAGGAGGCTTTTACAATTCAGTGCGATTGGGCGATTCAATACAAACTGCCTGTAGTCATCCATTGTAGAGAGTCGATGGAAGAGACGATTACACTGCTGGAAGATTATGCAGATACAGATTTGTTTGGGATAGTTCATTGTTTTTCTGGTACAGAAGAGCAAGCACAGCGTGTCATCGACTTGGGATTTAAAATTGGTTTAGGAGGAGTGAGTACTTTTAAGAATGGAGGATTGGAACCTGTGATTAAAAATATTGACTTGTCACACTTTGTTTTAGAAACAGATAGCCCATATTTGGCACCTGTTCCTTATAGAGGTAAAAGAAACGAGCCAGCTTATATCCAGCTCGTCGCACAAAAAATTGCTGACGATAGAAATATTGATATTCAACAGGTAATCAGTACGACAACTACTGCTGCTATGAGTATATTTGAAAATAAGGAGTTAGCACATTGA
- a CDS encoding MotA/TolQ/ExbB proton channel family protein, which translates to MKRVVILLMMTGVFTFGHLQSMAQDEVAVSDSTELVDSDSTEAVVEEAVVEEPVEEVAVVEEEYVADEPGFHQIVKEQFIAGGWQFMGIVLLCLILGLAVAIERIITLNLATTNTKKLLSQVEGALSAGGVEAAKDVCRNTQGPVASIFVQGLMRMSEGIEMVEKSIIAYGSVEMGKLEKGMTWISLFISLAPMLGFMGTVIGMIGAFDAIAEAGDVSPALVAGGIKVALLTTVGGLIVAVILQLFYNYLVSKIDSLVNSMEDASISLIDILVKHSASK; encoded by the coding sequence ATGAAAAGAGTAGTAATTTTATTGATGATGACAGGTGTATTCACTTTTGGACACCTTCAGTCAATGGCACAAGACGAAGTAGCAGTTTCTGATTCTACAGAACTAGTAGACAGTGACAGCACAGAGGCAGTAGTAGAAGAGGCCGTTGTAGAAGAACCAGTTGAAGAAGTGGCAGTTGTTGAAGAAGAGTATGTGGCAGATGAGCCAGGCTTCCACCAAATCGTAAAAGAGCAATTTATTGCAGGTGGATGGCAGTTTATGGGTATTGTATTGTTGTGTTTGATCCTAGGATTGGCAGTAGCAATCGAGAGAATTATTACTTTGAATTTGGCTACTACTAACACCAAAAAATTGTTGTCTCAAGTAGAGGGAGCATTGTCAGCAGGTGGAGTAGAAGCAGCTAAGGATGTTTGTAGAAATACACAAGGTCCAGTAGCATCAATCTTCGTACAAGGTTTGATGAGAATGTCAGAAGGTATCGAAATGGTAGAGAAATCAATCATTGCTTATGGTTCTGTAGAAATGGGTAAATTGGAAAAAGGTATGACTTGGATTTCTTTGTTCATCTCTTTGGCTCCTATGCTTGGTTTCATGGGTACTGTAATCGGTATGATTGGTGCATTTGATGCGATTGCTGAGGCTGGTGACGTATCTCCTGCATTGGTTGCTGGTGGTATCAAAGTCGCTCTTTTGACTACTGTTGGTGGTTTGATCGTTGCGGTTATTCTACAGTTGTTCTACAACTACCTCGTATCTAAAATTGATTCTTTAGTAAACTCTATGGAGGACGCTTCTATTTCTTTAATAGATATCTTGGTAAAGCACAGCGCTTCTAAATAA
- a CDS encoding ExbD/TolR family protein, producing MAKGKNRPAAEVNSGSMADIAFLLLIFFLVTTTIANDKGIAMLLPPKPDPNEPPPEVTKNDRNIFKIQANSLDLLLVEDEPLKDVGMLKDMIKDFVLNFRKPSIEGKELYNSLPATLRSHVQSKGKKENSSDEPGEAVVSFKADRGTSYELYIRVLDEINAAYNEIYGQRVGITAEEFLQLDKSDPQQNEMYQRARKGIPRAISIAEPNKIGG from the coding sequence ATGGCGAAAGGTAAAAATAGACCGGCCGCTGAGGTGAACTCGGGTTCTATGGCAGACATTGCCTTCCTCTTGTTGATTTTCTTCTTGGTGACTACCACGATAGCAAACGACAAAGGTATTGCGATGCTTTTGCCTCCAAAACCAGATCCAAATGAGCCACCTCCGGAGGTAACTAAGAATGATAGAAATATCTTCAAAATTCAGGCCAACTCATTGGACTTACTTCTAGTAGAAGATGAGCCTTTGAAGGACGTTGGAATGTTGAAGGATATGATCAAGGATTTCGTTTTGAACTTTAGAAAGCCTTCTATTGAGGGTAAAGAGCTTTATAACTCTTTGCCTGCAACATTGAGAAGTCATGTTCAGAGTAAGGGGAAGAAAGAGAATTCTTCTGACGAACCTGGAGAGGCGGTAGTTTCATTCAAAGCAGATAGAGGTACTAGCTATGAGCTTTACATCAGAGTATTGGATGAAATCAACGCTGCATACAACGAAATCTATGGCCAACGGGTAGGTATTACAGCAGAGGAGTTTCTTCAGTTGGATAAATCAGACCCACAGCAAAATGAAATGTATCAGAGAGCGCGTAAAGGGATTCCTAGAGCGATTTCTATTGCAGAACCAAATAAAATAGGAGGTTGA
- a CDS encoding MFS transporter encodes MEESKKIKHAWCMYDWANSSYLLVITSTLFPIYFNGVTRSVFGGEKVIFFGSEITNTVLYSYSVATAFLMVALISPLLSGVADSGGRRLFFLKLFTFLGSVSTFSLFWFRGANIEFGIIMSVLAGIGYSGSLVFYNAFLPELTTIDKYDKLSARGYAYGYVGSVILLLISFLLIQFHQGLGLHEKSTAVRISFLLVGIWWFSFAQYSFFHLPKDHVKNTIDKKWLMRGNQEILKVLNWVKGIKVMKTYLVAFFFYSTGVQAVMHLAASFGEKELHLEAGQLIITITIIQLVAIIGAYMFAAVSKKYNNGISIFIMLLIWVGICLFAYQMHTATEFYGLAFVVGLVMGGIQSMSRSTFTKLIPANSIDNTSFFSFYDVVEKLSIVFGTFSFGFVEYMTGSMRNSTLVLAVYFLIGIVLLHWSGMLKRRNYLSKTVVSA; translated from the coding sequence ATGGAAGAATCTAAGAAAATAAAGCATGCTTGGTGCATGTATGATTGGGCCAATTCGTCCTATCTGCTGGTGATAACCTCTACTTTGTTCCCTATCTATTTTAATGGAGTAACACGAAGTGTCTTTGGGGGTGAGAAAGTGATTTTTTTTGGATCGGAAATCACCAATACTGTATTGTATTCTTACTCGGTGGCAACCGCTTTTTTGATGGTAGCTTTGATTTCTCCATTGTTGTCTGGCGTGGCAGATTCTGGAGGCAGGCGATTGTTCTTTTTAAAACTGTTTACTTTCCTAGGTTCGGTATCTACATTTTCGCTGTTTTGGTTCAGAGGTGCTAACATTGAGTTTGGTATCATTATGTCGGTATTGGCGGGTATTGGGTATTCAGGGAGTTTGGTGTTTTACAATGCCTTTTTGCCAGAACTCACTACGATTGATAAGTATGATAAACTTAGTGCCCGCGGATATGCCTACGGGTATGTGGGGAGTGTGATTCTTTTGTTGATTAGCTTTCTACTTATACAATTTCATCAGGGATTAGGACTCCATGAGAAATCTACTGCGGTTAGGATTTCATTTTTACTAGTGGGTATTTGGTGGTTTTCTTTTGCACAATATAGCTTTTTTCATTTGCCAAAGGATCATGTAAAGAACACCATAGACAAAAAATGGTTGATGAGAGGCAATCAGGAGATTCTCAAAGTACTCAACTGGGTAAAGGGTATCAAAGTGATGAAGACCTATTTGGTAGCTTTCTTTTTTTATAGTACCGGTGTGCAGGCAGTTATGCATTTGGCAGCTTCTTTCGGAGAAAAGGAGTTGCACCTGGAGGCAGGACAATTGATTATTACTATCACTATCATCCAGTTGGTGGCCATTATAGGAGCCTATATGTTTGCTGCTGTATCCAAGAAGTACAACAACGGCATTTCAATTTTTATCATGTTATTGATATGGGTTGGGATTTGTTTGTTTGCGTATCAGATGCATACTGCCACAGAATTTTATGGATTGGCTTTCGTTGTTGGATTGGTGATGGGAGGGATTCAGTCTATGTCTCGTTCTACTTTTACGAAATTGATTCCAGCCAACTCAATAGACAATACATCTTTTTTTAGTTTCTATGATGTAGTTGAAAAGTTGTCCATTGTATTTGGTACATTTTCATTTGGGTTTGTAGAATACATGACTGGCTCGATGCGGAATAGTACCCTCGTATTGGCTGTATATTTCTTGATAGGAATCGTTTTGCTCCATTGGTCTGGGATGCTCAAGCGGCGCAATTACTTGAGCAAGACTGTGGTGTCTGCATGA